One segment of Pseudophryne corroboree isolate aPseCor3 chromosome 10, aPseCor3.hap2, whole genome shotgun sequence DNA contains the following:
- the FBXO42 gene encoding F-box only protein 42, whose product MACSSESEDDAFMAVDGEDATDGTMEQDDEPRTQTAPEPTKHKRSMFELPEEVLEYILSFLSPYQEHKSAAVVCKQWYRLIKGVAHQCYHGFIKAVHDGNIQWESRTYPYPGTPITQRFSHSACYYDSNQSMYVFGGCTQSSCNAAFNDLWRLDLNSKEWIRPLASGSYPSPKAGATLVVYRELLVLFGGWTRPSPYPLHQPERFFDEIHTYSPSKNWWNCIVTTHGPPPMAGHSSCVIGDKMIVFGGSLGSRQMSNDVWVLDLEQWSWSKPNICGPSPHPRGGQSQIIIDNETILILGGCGGPNALFKDAWLLHMNTNPWTWQQLKVENEEHGAPELWCHPACRVGQCVVVFSQAPSGLAPLSPSLNSRPSPISATPPSLAPETREYRSQSPVRAPDEAPCVNGRWGTLRPRAPRHAGGGSREGSWSPARGDGLSPVHNGGSISPAAALDSPLQVMSPPAAEGCDHQAPPPLPARRGSLPEQKDLCLGAEECAWKRGDLELDSASRNPPEQTNGVHSPPHITYSGTVSPGALRRSLEAVRALATSSVSSSSSSSSSHGGAKPVSPPTLSSPSSPNSGTEAASARPASAQSDGHSLPPIARRLGHHPPQSLNVGKPLYQSMNCKPMQMYALDIQGTRERGRVKWKVFSGSSVVGPPETSLHTVVQGRGELIIFGGLMDKKQNVKYYPKTNALYFVRAKR is encoded by the exons ATGGCCTGCTCCTCCGAGAGTGAAGATGACGCATTTATGGCCGTAGACGGAGAGGACGCCACAGACGGAACAATGGAACAGGATGATGAACCGCGCACTCAGACAGCGCCTGAACCGACCAAACATAAGCGCTCCATGTTCGAGCTGCCGGAGGAGGTCCTGGAATACATCCTGTCCTTCCTGTCGCCGTATCAGGAACACAAGAGCGCGGCGGTTGTATGTAAGCAGTGGTACCGGCTCATCAAGG GTGTCGCTCATCAGTGTTATCACGGATTCATTAAAGCGGTTCACGATGGCAACATCCAGTGGGAGAGCCGAACATACCCCTATCCCGGGACCCCAATTACTCAGCGCTTCTCACACA GTGCGTGCTACTACGACTCTAACCAGTCCATGTACGTGTTTGGCGGGTGCACGCAGAGCAGCTGTAACGCTGCGTTTAATGACCTGTGGCGGCTGGATCTCAACAGCAAGGAGTGGATCCGACCTTTGGCCTCCG GTTCCTATCCCTCCCCCAAGGCGGGGGCCACGCTGGTGGTGTACAGAGAACTGCTGGTGCTGTTCGGAGGGTGGACTCGCCCCAGCCCGTACCCGCTACATCAACCCGAGCGCTTCTTTGATGAGATCCACACGTACTCGCCTTCTAAAAACTG GTGGAACTGCATAGTGACCACACACGGCCCTCCACCCATGGCTGGACATTCCTCATGTGTCATTGGGGACAAGATGATCGTCTTCGGAGGCTCACTCGGTTCCCGGCAAAT GAGCAATGACGTCTGGGTGCTCGACTTGGAGCAGTGGTCGTGGTCCAAGCCAAATATCTGCGGGCCCAGCCCCCACCCCAGAGGAGGACAGTCCCAG ATCATCATCGACAACGAGACCattctcatcctgggcggctgcggaGGACCCAATGCT CTCTTTAAAGATGCCTGGTTGCTGCACATGAATACCAACCCTTGGACCTGGCAGCAGCTGAAGGTGGAGAACGAGGAGCACGGGGCGCCCGAGCTCTGGTGCCACCCAGCGTGTAGG GTAGGCCAGTGTGTGGTAGTGTTCAGCCAGGCACCCAGTGGCCTTGCTCCTCTCAGTCCAAGCCTGAACTCCCGTCCTTCTCCAATCAGCGCCACGCCACCCTCCCTGGCTCCGGAGACTCGGGAGTACCGCTCGCAGTCCCCTGTCAGAGCGCCGGATGAAGCTCCCTGTGTGAACGGCCGCTGGGGGACACTCAGGCCTCGGGCTCCTAGGCACGCTGGCGGGGGGTCCCGTGAAGGCAGCTGGTCGCCAGCAAGAGGCGACGGCCTCTCTCCCGTCCATAATGGAGGCAGTATCTCGCCTGCTGCAGCTCTAGACAGCCCCCTGCAGGTCATGTCGCCCCCTGCAGCTGAGGGCTGTGATCACCAGGCTCCGCCCCCGCTGCCTGCACGCAGGGGATCCCTTCCAGAGCAGAAGGATTTATGTCTAGGCGCTGAAGAGTGCGCATGGAAAAGGGGCGACCTGGAGCTGGACTCTGCGAGTAGAAACCCACCAGAGCAAACCAATGGCGTGCACAGCCCACCTCACATCACTTACTCCGGAACAGTGTCTCCTGGCGCGCTCCGTCGGAGCCTAGAAGCTGTCCGAGCCCTGGCGACTTCCTCAGTGTCATCATCGTCCTCTTCTTCATCGTCACATGGGGGTGCTAAGCCAGTAAGCCCTCCCACCCTCTCCTCCCCAAGCTCACCCAACAGTGGAACTGAAGCAGCATCTGCTCGTCCAGCCTCGGCCCAAAGTGATGGCCACTCCCTGCCCCCTATCGCCCGTCGCCTAGGTCACCACCCACCCCAGTCACTCAATGTGGGGAAGCCCTTATATCAGAGCATGAACTGCAAGCCTATGCAGATGTACGCATTGGACATTCAAGGGACCCGGGAACGGGGCCGTGTAAAATGGAAGGTGTTCAGCGGCAGTTCCGTGGTGGGGCCCCCCGAGACCAGCTTACACACTGTCGTGCAGGGCCGGGGGGAGCTGATCATTTTCGGTGGGCTCATGGACAAGAAACAGAACGTCAAATATTACCCTAAAACCAACGCCTTGTATTTCGTACGAGCCAAGAGATAA